From the Malus domestica chromosome 17, GDT2T_hap1 genome, one window contains:
- the LOC103454929 gene encoding homeobox-leucine zipper protein ATHB-15-like — MAMSCKDGNKHALDNGKYVRYTPEQVEALERLYHDCPKPSSIRRQQLIRECPILSHIEPKQIKVWFQNRRCREKQRKEASRLQAVNRKLTAMNKLLMEENDRLQKQVSHLVYENGYFRQHTQGTTLATKDTSCESVVTSGQHHLTPQHPPRDASPAGLLSIAEETLAEFLSKATGTAVEWVQMPGMKPGPDSIGIVAISHGCTGVAARACGLVGLDPTRVAEILKDLPLWLRDCRAVDVLNVLPTANGGTIELLYMQLYAPTTLAPACDFWLLRYTSILEDGSLVICMRSLKNTQNGPTMPPVQHFVRAEMLPSGYLIRPCEGGGSIIHIVDHMDLEPCSVPEVLRPLYESSAVLAQKMTMAALRQLRQIAHEVSQSNVTGWGRRPAALRALSQRLSRGFNEALNGFTDEGWSLMGNDGMDDVTILINSSPDKLMGLNLSFGNGFPAVSNSVLCAKASMLLQNVPPAILLRFLREHRSEWADNNIDAYSAAAVKVGPCSLAGSRVGTFGGQVILPLAHTLEHEEFLEVIKLEGVGHSLEDAMMPREMFLLQLCSGMDENAVGSCAELIFAPIDASFADDAPLLPSGFRIIPLDYGKESASPNRTLDLASALEIGPTGNKGSGEYSANAGCVRSVMTIAFEFACESHMQEHVASMARQYVRSIISSVQRVALALSPSHLSSQAGLRSPLGTPEAQTLARWICNSYRCYLGVELLKSGNERSESILKSLWHHSDAIMCCSLKALPVFTFANQAGLDMLETTLVALQDITLEKIFDDHGRKTLCSEFPQIMQQGFTCLPGGICLSSMGRPVSYERAVAWKVLNEEETAHCMCFLFVNWSFV; from the exons ATGGCTATGTCCTGCAAGGATGGTAATAAACATGCATTGGATAATGGCAAGTATGTGAGGTACACACCTGAGCAGGTTGAAGCCCTTGAGAGGCTGTATCATGATTGCCCCAAACCCAGTTCGATTCGTCGCCAACAGCTTATTCGGGAGTGCCCGATTCTCTCCCACATCGAGCCAAAACAGATTAAGGTCTGGTTCCAGAACAGAAG ATGTAGGGAGAAGCAGAGGAAAGAGGCTTCGCGCCTCCAAGCTGTCAACAGGAAGCTCACTGCTATGAATAAGCTACTAATGGAAGAAAATGATAGGTTGCAGAAGCAGGTGTCTCACTTGGTGTATGAAAATGGTTATTTCCGTCAGCATACCCAGGGG ACAACGCTTGCAACCAAAGACACAAGTTGTGAATCGGTGGTGACGAGTGGCCAACACCATTTGACACCTCAGCATCCGCCAAGGGATGCAAGTCCTGCAGG ACTTTTGTCCATTGCAGAAGAAACTTTAGCAGAGTTTCTTTCAAAGGCTACTGGAACTGCTGTTGAGTGGGTCCAAATGCCTGGAATGAAg CCTGGTCCGGATTCCATTGGAATCGTTGCTATTTCTCATGGTTGCACTGGAGTGGCAGCACGTGCCTGCGGCCTGGTGGGTCTAGACCCTACCAGG GTTGCGGAGATCCTCAAAGATCTACCTTTGTGGTTACGTGATTGCCGTGCTGTAgatgttttaaatgtattgcCTACAGCAAACGGTGGAACCATTGAGCTGCTCTACATGCAG CTCTATGCGCCGACAACTTTGGCGCCTGCCTGTGATTTCTGGCTGTTGCGCTATACTTCTATTTTAGAGGATGGCAGCCTTGTG ATTTGTATGAGATCTCTGAAAAACACTCAGAATGGTCCAACCATGCCTCCAGTGCAGCATTTTGTTAGAGCAGAAATGCTGCCTAGTGGATACCTTATACGACCCTGTGAAGGGGGAGGTTCAATCATACATATTGTTGACCATATGGATTTGGAG CCTTGTAGCGTGCCTGAAGTCCTGCGCCCATTGTATGAATCATCAGCTGTCCTTGCTCAAAAGATGACAATGGCG GCTTTACGTCAGCTGAGGCAGATAGCGCATGAGGTTTCCCAATCTAATGTCACAGGTTGGGGAAGACGCCCTGCAGCTCTACGAGCATTAAGCCAAAGGCTTAGCAG gggttttaatgaggcacttAATGGATTTACTGATGAGGGGTGGTCATTGATGGGAAATGATGGCATGGATGATGTTACTATCCTCATAAACTCGTCTCCTGACAAGTTAATGGGCTTAAACCTGTCCTTTGGTAATGGATTTCCAGCTGTCAGTAATTCCGTCTTATGTGCTAAAGCATCAATGCTGTTACAG AATGTACCCCCTGCTATACTTCTTCGGTTCCTGCGTGAGCACAGATCAGAATGGGCAGACAACAATATTGATGCTTACTCAGCTGCAGCTGTTAAAGTCGGGCCTTGTAGCTTAGCTGGGTCTCGAGTTGGAACTTTCGGAGGTCAAGTTATACTTCCCCTGGCCCACACTCTTGAGCATGAAGAG TTCTTGGAAGTCATTAAATTGGAAGGTGTTGGCCATTCTCTCGAAGATGCAATGATGCCGAGAGAAATGTTTCTTTTGCAA CTGTGCAGTGGAATGGATGAGAATGCTGTGGGTTCCTGTGCTGAACTCATTTTCGCTCCCATTGATGCTTCTTTTGCTGATGATGCACCTCTTCTACCGTCTGGTTTTCGCATCATTCCTCTTGATTATGGGAAG gaaTCTGCCAGTCCAAATCGCACCTTGGACCTTGCTTCTGCTCTTGAAATTGGGCCAACTGGAAATAAAGGATCTGGTGAATATTCTGCAAATGCGGGTTGTGTAAGATCTGTGATGACTATAGCATTTGAATTTGCTTGTGAGAGCCACATGCAAGAGCATGTAGCATCCATGGCCCGGCAATATGTTCGCAGCATTATATCGTCAGTTCAGAGGGTGGCATTAGCTCTCTCTCCTTCACATTTGAGTTCACAGGCTGGTCTTCGGTCACCACTTGGTACTCCTGAAGCGCAAACACTTGCTCGTTGGATCTGTAACAGTTACAG GTGCTATTTGGGTGTGGAGCTGCTCAAATCTGGCAATGAAAGAAGTGAATCCATCCTCAAATCCTTGTGGCATCACTCGGATGCAATTATGTGCTGCTCTCTGAAG GCATTGCCAGTTTTCACCTTTGCAAACCAGGCAGGGCTCGACATGCTGGAGACCACCTTGGTTGCGCTCCAAGACATAACTTTGGAAAAGATATTTGATGACCATGGACGAAAGACTCTATGCTCGGAATTCCCCCAAATAATGCAACAG GGTTTCACATGTCTTCCAGGTGGCATCTGTCTTTCGAGCATGGGGCGACCGGTGTCATATGAGAGAGCGGTGGCTTGGAAGGTGTTGAACGAAGAGGAGACGGCTCACTGCATGTGTTTCTTGTTTGTAAACTGGTCTTTCGTCTGA